One Methylobacterium sp. 77 DNA window includes the following coding sequences:
- a CDS encoding ABC transporter permease subunit yields MSAGYRQAIAVGLVGAGLAVTSHPTVAAWIVAGLGEEPRRGLNLDRLLALAMHHLALAGAGLALVAVLGLGLGILVTRTFAAPLRGGIDAIAAAAQAVPPVVMVALALPVLGFGGPPTLLALVAYGIMPVLRGTVGALESVSPEAREAAQALGFTQAQILLRVELPLAMPGLVDALRTALILAIATTAVGALAGASTLGTPIVAGLQNQNVLPMLQGALATAALAFLCDAAMLALAGLARR; encoded by the coding sequence ATGAGCGCGGGCTATCGCCAAGCCATCGCCGTCGGCCTCGTCGGAGCGGGACTCGCCGTGACGAGCCATCCGACCGTCGCCGCCTGGATCGTCGCCGGCCTCGGCGAGGAACCGCGACGCGGCCTGAACCTCGACCGGTTGCTGGCCCTTGCCATGCACCACCTCGCCCTCGCCGGGGCCGGCCTCGCCCTGGTGGCGGTTCTCGGCCTCGGTCTCGGCATCCTCGTCACGCGCACCTTCGCCGCGCCGCTCCGTGGCGGCATCGATGCCATCGCCGCTGCCGCGCAGGCGGTGCCGCCGGTGGTGATGGTGGCCCTCGCCCTGCCGGTCCTCGGATTCGGAGGCCCGCCGACATTGCTGGCGCTCGTCGCCTACGGCATCATGCCGGTCCTGCGCGGCACGGTCGGCGCCTTGGAATCGGTGTCGCCGGAGGCGCGCGAAGCGGCGCAGGCACTCGGCTTCACTCAGGCGCAGATCCTGCTGCGGGTGGAGCTGCCCTTGGCGATGCCCGGCCTCGTCGACGCCCTGCGCACGGCGCTGATCCTGGCGATCGCCACCACGGCGGTCGGGGCCCTTGCCGGCGCATCGACGCTCGGCACGCCGATCGTCGCCGGGCTGCAGAACCAGAACGTCCTGCCGATGCTGCAGGGCGCCCTCGCCACCGCCGCGCTGGCCTTCCTCTGCGATGCAGCGATGCTGGCGCTGGCGGGTCTCGCGCGGCGCTGA
- a CDS encoding ABC transporter permease subunit: protein MAGILAAGPLLAGLHGLPLLNLAANRLLPGDPVYAWAFANPSIGLVSALSLAGLGALVLPPRRIGGVLASGLVLAAWAVLLLGLNAQAAHLLATQPPAARASLGSGFWIASVCLLALAGTGIGHAQRRGLGPLLVIGGLGFLIVAGQRGALDHLSLAVEYAGRQAALQDAIAEHLLLSGGAVVLAILSAITLSLWRSGQGIVGLFVSGVQVIPAVALFGGLVALVSGLLRAMPTLRDLGLSALGPWPALVGIAAYLLLPLWRGIGTALRSADPASIDAAEALGLTKLQILGQVRLPLGAPVLVGALRVAVVQSLGLATLGALIGAGGLGRIVFDGMAQFAPDLILLGAIPIVVLSLAAEWLLSAVEARCRVRWRA from the coding sequence ATGGCCGGGATCCTGGCGGCTGGCCCGCTCCTCGCCGGGCTTCACGGCCTGCCGCTCCTGAACCTCGCTGCCAACCGCCTCCTGCCCGGCGATCCGGTCTACGCCTGGGCTTTCGCGAACCCGTCGATCGGTCTCGTCTCGGCCCTCTCTCTCGCGGGGCTCGGAGCTCTCGTGTTGCCGCCGCGGCGCATCGGCGGCGTGCTCGCGTCGGGCCTCGTCCTGGCGGCCTGGGCCGTGCTCCTGCTCGGCCTCAATGCGCAGGCGGCACATCTCCTCGCGACCCAGCCGCCGGCGGCGAGGGCCAGTCTCGGTTCGGGGTTCTGGATCGCCTCGGTCTGTCTTCTGGCCCTGGCGGGAACCGGCATCGGACATGCGCAGCGTCGTGGCCTCGGTCCGCTCCTGGTGATCGGCGGCCTGGGCTTTCTGATCGTTGCAGGACAACGCGGCGCTCTGGATCACCTGTCGCTGGCGGTGGAATATGCCGGGCGGCAGGCGGCTTTGCAGGATGCCATCGCCGAACACCTGCTCCTTTCCGGCGGCGCGGTCGTCCTCGCCATCCTCTCGGCCATCACCCTGTCGCTCTGGCGATCAGGCCAGGGCATCGTCGGCCTCTTCGTCAGCGGTGTGCAGGTCATTCCCGCCGTCGCCTTGTTCGGCGGCCTTGTCGCCCTCGTCTCCGGGTTGCTTCGGGCCATGCCGACGCTGCGCGATCTCGGACTCTCCGCGCTCGGGCCATGGCCCGCCCTTGTCGGCATCGCCGCCTACCTGCTGCTTCCCCTGTGGCGCGGGATCGGCACGGCCCTGCGCTCGGCCGATCCCGCATCCATCGACGCTGCCGAAGCCCTCGGCCTGACGAAGCTGCAGATCCTCGGGCAGGTCAGGCTACCGCTCGGCGCGCCTGTGCTCGTCGGGGCGTTGAGGGTCGCCGTCGTCCAGAGCCTCGGCCTCGCGACCCTCGGCGCCCTCATCGGCGCGGGCGGCCTCGGGCGGATCGTCTTCGACGGTATGGCGCAGTTCGCGCCCGACCTGATCCTGCTCGGCGCCATTCCCATCGTCGTCCTGTCGCTCGCGGCCGAATGGCTCTTGAGTGCCGTCGAGGCACGCTGCCGGGTCCGGTGGCGCGCATGA
- a CDS encoding glycine betaine ABC transporter substrate-binding protein — MLAASALAPGVSAWADRPLVVASKSDTEGALTGAMIALALEHLGVPVTRKLGLGPTLIVRSALLSGEVDIYPEYTGNGAFFTGTETDPAWKIPQAAYDTIRLKDAERGLVWLARAPANNTWLIAVNGAFARKRRLATMADFAGVANNGLVTLAASTEFVDSPAALPSFEAAYRFSLPLDRIISLPGGDTAVTARAAAQGISGVNAGMVYGTDGALSALDLVVMSDPLGAQIVYEVTPVIRVSALERYPAIRPALERIFVGLDAPTLRALNARITVEGEVADRVARRYLTERGLIG; from the coding sequence ATGCTGGCGGCATCCGCGCTTGCGCCGGGTGTTTCCGCATGGGCGGACCGTCCCCTCGTCGTCGCGTCGAAGAGCGATACCGAGGGCGCGCTGACGGGTGCGATGATCGCACTGGCGCTGGAGCATCTCGGCGTGCCGGTCACGCGAAAGCTCGGGCTCGGCCCCACCCTGATCGTCCGCAGCGCATTGCTCTCGGGTGAGGTGGACATTTACCCGGAATATACCGGCAACGGCGCCTTCTTCACCGGGACCGAGACCGATCCGGCCTGGAAGATACCGCAAGCGGCCTACGACACCATTCGGCTCAAGGACGCCGAACGGGGGCTGGTTTGGCTCGCCCGGGCGCCCGCCAACAATACCTGGCTCATCGCCGTCAACGGCGCTTTCGCGCGAAAGCGGCGTCTGGCCACGATGGCTGATTTCGCCGGGGTCGCGAATAACGGCCTCGTCACCCTCGCGGCCTCGACCGAGTTCGTGGACAGCCCGGCGGCACTTCCGTCCTTCGAGGCGGCTTATCGGTTCAGCCTGCCGCTCGACCGCATCATCAGCCTTCCCGGCGGGGATACGGCGGTGACGGCCCGGGCCGCGGCGCAGGGGATCAGCGGGGTCAATGCGGGCATGGTCTACGGCACCGACGGGGCACTCTCCGCCCTCGACCTCGTGGTGATGAGCGATCCGCTCGGCGCCCAGATCGTCTACGAGGTGACGCCGGTCATCCGCGTCTCCGCGCTCGAGCGGTATCCCGCGATCCGACCGGCTCTGGAGCGGATCTTCGTCGGCCTCGACGCTCCGACTCTGCGCGCGCTCAACGCCCGGATTACGGTCGAGGGTGAGGTCGCGGATCGGGTCGCGCGGCGCTACCTCACCGAGCGCGGGCTGATCGGGTGA
- a CDS encoding response regulator has product MSAEQNDTLLDGARVLVVEDEAAISMLLEDMLLDFGCTVVGPAARLATALEMARTETFEVAILDVNVAGEPIYPVAEAITERDLPIVFSTGYGGAGIREPFRDRPVVQKPFSQADLKRTLIAALAAVKK; this is encoded by the coding sequence GTGAGTGCTGAACAGAACGACACTCTCCTCGACGGTGCCAGAGTTCTGGTGGTCGAAGACGAAGCGGCCATTTCGATGTTGCTCGAGGACATGCTGCTCGATTTCGGGTGCACCGTCGTCGGGCCCGCGGCGCGTCTTGCGACAGCCCTGGAGATGGCCCGGACCGAGACCTTCGAGGTCGCGATCCTCGACGTCAACGTCGCCGGCGAGCCGATCTATCCGGTTGCCGAGGCGATCACCGAGCGTGATTTGCCCATCGTCTTCTCGACGGGCTACGGCGGCGCGGGGATTCGTGAGCCGTTCCGCGATCGCCCCGTGGTCCAGAAACCGTTCAGCCAGGCCGATCTGAAGCGCACGCTGATCGCAGCCCTTGCGGCGGTGAAGAAGTAG
- a CDS encoding YraN family protein, with protein MRTSKLVDAKGRRRATYLRGHSGETLALIAMMVKGYRPLARRFSAGGGEIDLILRRGDTIAFVEVKARATLDAALVAIDAKKRARFSRAVRAWIARNPRHGTMTFRADAVFVAPRTWPRHLPDAFAIEGM; from the coding sequence ATGCGGACGTCTAAGCTCGTCGATGCGAAGGGACGGCGTCGCGCCACCTACCTGCGCGGCCATTCGGGCGAAACCCTCGCGCTGATCGCGATGATGGTGAAGGGGTATCGCCCCCTGGCCCGACGCTTCAGCGCGGGGGGCGGCGAGATCGATCTGATCCTACGACGGGGGGACACCATCGCCTTCGTGGAGGTGAAGGCGAGGGCGACGCTCGATGCCGCCCTGGTCGCCATCGATGCCAAGAAGCGCGCCCGGTTTTCTCGGGCGGTCCGCGCCTGGATCGCGCGCAACCCGCGTCATGGGACCATGACGTTCAGGGCGGACGCGGTGTTCGTGGCGCCCCGTACCTGGCCTCGCCACCTGCCCGATGCTTTCGCAATCGAGGGAATGTGA
- the rsmI gene encoding 16S rRNA (cytidine(1402)-2'-O)-methyltransferase: MTQRIDNRTRRSKAGHDPAKPVSTFTAFGLAAEAQPLDPGLHVVATPIGNLKDVSFRALATLAAADTVLAEDTRVTRTLLMHYGITTPLVAYHEHSNAAVRERMIARMQNGEALALVSDAGTPLVSDPGFKLVQAAIEAGIAVTPIPGPSAVMTAIVAAGLPTDRFFFEGFLPQKSGARRNRLAALGQIPGTLVLFESPHRLPEMLVDAAAILGGNRPAAVARELTKLYETIRRGTLATLAETFAEEGAPKGEVVVVIGTNPEEPPEEEVEAGLDAAIEAALTRHSIKDAAALVSDATGQPRRVVYARALVLARRNDADV; the protein is encoded by the coding sequence ATGACTCAAAGAATCGACAACCGGACGCGGCGCTCGAAAGCGGGACACGACCCGGCCAAGCCGGTTTCCACCTTCACGGCCTTCGGGCTGGCGGCGGAGGCGCAACCGCTCGATCCCGGCCTCCACGTGGTCGCGACCCCGATCGGCAACCTCAAGGACGTGTCGTTCCGCGCGCTGGCGACCCTCGCGGCGGCCGACACCGTGCTCGCCGAGGATACCCGCGTCACCCGTACCCTGCTGATGCATTACGGCATCACGACCCCGCTGGTCGCCTATCACGAGCATTCGAACGCGGCGGTACGCGAGCGGATGATCGCGCGGATGCAGAACGGCGAGGCCCTGGCCCTGGTCTCGGATGCCGGCACGCCACTCGTCTCCGATCCCGGCTTCAAGCTCGTCCAGGCGGCGATCGAGGCAGGCATCGCGGTGACCCCGATTCCCGGCCCGTCGGCGGTCATGACCGCCATCGTCGCGGCGGGCCTGCCCACCGACCGGTTCTTTTTCGAGGGGTTCCTGCCCCAGAAATCCGGTGCCCGGCGCAACCGGCTCGCGGCGCTGGGGCAGATTCCGGGCACGCTCGTCCTGTTCGAGTCGCCGCATCGCCTGCCCGAGATGCTGGTCGATGCCGCGGCAATCCTCGGAGGAAACCGGCCGGCGGCGGTCGCGCGCGAACTCACCAAGCTCTACGAGACGATCCGGCGCGGCACCCTCGCCACCCTCGCCGAGACGTTCGCCGAGGAGGGAGCGCCCAAGGGCGAGGTGGTGGTGGTGATCGGCACAAACCCCGAGGAGCCTCCGGAGGAGGAGGTCGAGGCCGGCCTCGACGCGGCGATCGAGGCGGCGCTCACCCGTCACTCGATCAAGGATGCCGCCGCTCTCGTGTCCGATGCCACCGGCCAGCCGCGCCGCGTGGTCTATGCCCGCGCCCTCGTCCTCGCCCGGCGCAACGATGCGGACGTCTAA
- a CDS encoding penicillin-binding protein activator: MSRWVKAASVLLIAGGLGACIGGPDGGPRATRGAPIAEATAADPQATSPGATKIGAGSVKIALILPLTGPGSTVGAAMRNAAELAIEDFQKPDLQILVNDDHGSPDGAREAAQAAVGEGAELVLGPLFAANVQAAAGVARGAGKPIIAFSTDASVASRSVYLLSFLPQTEVDRVVDESVAAGRRSFAALIPESSYGNAVEAQFREAVARKGARLVAVERYPPGAPAPAISRLAGLINGPGAQADALFLPESPEGLATVAPALTKAGFSPGRVKPIGTAVWNDPRVYALPALQGGWFAAADAAGFNGFSQRYQARFGSVPPRVATLAYDAVSLMAALTRQYGSQRFADPTLTAQAGFSGIDGTFRFRPEGLSDRALAVYEIRSGAPTIVSPAPRTLGPSGT, from the coding sequence ATGTCACGCTGGGTGAAAGCGGCATCGGTTCTCCTGATCGCCGGAGGGCTCGGCGCCTGCATCGGCGGCCCGGATGGCGGCCCGCGCGCCACGAGAGGCGCCCCGATCGCGGAGGCGACCGCCGCCGATCCGCAGGCGACTTCGCCCGGCGCCACCAAGATCGGCGCCGGTTCGGTCAAGATCGCCCTCATCCTGCCGCTGACCGGCCCCGGCTCCACCGTCGGCGCGGCGATGCGCAATGCGGCCGAACTCGCGATCGAGGACTTTCAGAAACCCGATCTGCAGATCCTGGTGAATGACGATCACGGCTCGCCCGATGGTGCCCGCGAGGCAGCGCAGGCCGCCGTCGGCGAGGGCGCGGAGCTGGTGCTCGGCCCGCTCTTCGCGGCCAATGTCCAGGCCGCGGCGGGTGTGGCGCGGGGTGCCGGCAAGCCGATCATCGCCTTCTCCACCGATGCGAGCGTCGCGTCGCGCAGCGTCTACCTCCTCAGCTTCCTGCCGCAGACGGAGGTGGACCGCGTCGTCGACGAGTCGGTGGCGGCGGGCCGCCGCTCCTTCGCTGCGCTGATCCCGGAGAGCAGCTACGGCAATGCCGTGGAGGCGCAATTCCGCGAGGCCGTGGCCCGGAAGGGAGCCCGACTGGTCGCGGTCGAGCGCTACCCACCGGGCGCACCCGCTCCGGCCATCTCCCGCCTCGCCGGACTGATCAACGGTCCGGGCGCCCAGGCCGATGCCCTGTTCCTACCCGAGAGCCCGGAGGGACTGGCCACCGTCGCGCCGGCACTGACCAAGGCGGGATTCTCGCCCGGCCGGGTCAAGCCCATCGGCACGGCGGTCTGGAACGATCCGCGCGTCTACGCCCTCCCCGCCCTGCAGGGCGGCTGGTTCGCCGCCGCGGATGCGGCCGGGTTCAACGGATTCTCGCAGCGATATCAGGCGCGCTTCGGCTCGGTGCCACCGCGCGTGGCGACCTTGGCCTACGACGCCGTATCGCTGATGGCGGCGCTGACCCGGCAATACGGATCGCAGCGCTTCGCCGACCCGACCTTGACCGCGCAGGCAGGTTTTTCCGGGATCGACGGCACCTTCCGGTTTCGGCCCGAGGGCCTGAGCGACAGGGCGCTCGCCGTCTACGAGATCCGCAGCGGCGCGCCGACCATCGTCAGCCCGGCCCCGCGCACCCTCGGTCCCTCCGGTACCTGA
- a CDS encoding DMT family transporter, which translates to MTAPVVALVLVAAFLHAAWNTLLRGGTDRLWSMSVMNLAVGGLGLAGMVAFGLPNLASWPYAVASGLIHIAYNALLLVTYRSGDLGQTYPIARGSSPAMVALGAAVFAREYPDAWGAAGIALVCGGILALALAKGGVGRAQLIAALGTGATIAAYTLVDGIGVRVSGDWLAYTAAMFCFHLSFPIWLVAMRGARVLDARPFEIAKALAGGVISLVAYAVVIWAMRLGAMGAVSALRETSVVFAALLGRTFLAERLTAGRIAACLVIALGAALLGHT; encoded by the coding sequence GTGACCGCGCCGGTCGTCGCCCTCGTCTTGGTCGCGGCGTTCCTTCATGCCGCCTGGAACACGCTGCTGCGCGGCGGCACCGACCGGCTCTGGTCGATGAGTGTGATGAACCTCGCCGTGGGTGGGCTCGGCTTGGCGGGCATGGTCGCCTTCGGCCTGCCGAACCTGGCGAGCTGGCCCTACGCGGTCGCCTCGGGCCTGATCCACATCGCCTACAACGCCCTGCTGCTGGTGACCTATCGCAGCGGCGATCTCGGCCAGACCTATCCGATCGCCCGAGGGTCATCGCCGGCCATGGTCGCCCTCGGTGCCGCCGTGTTCGCGCGCGAATATCCCGACGCCTGGGGGGCAGCCGGCATCGCCCTGGTCTGCGGTGGCATCCTCGCTTTGGCCCTGGCGAAAGGCGGGGTCGGGCGTGCCCAGCTCATCGCCGCCCTCGGCACGGGCGCGACGATCGCCGCCTACACCCTGGTCGATGGGATCGGCGTGCGGGTGTCGGGCGATTGGCTCGCCTACACGGCTGCGATGTTCTGCTTCCATCTTTCCTTCCCGATCTGGCTCGTCGCCATGCGCGGGGCACGCGTGCTCGATGCCCGGCCGTTCGAGATCGCCAAGGCGCTCGCCGGCGGGGTGATCTCCCTCGTCGCCTATGCCGTCGTGATCTGGGCCATGCGTCTCGGGGCGATGGGCGCGGTGTCGGCCCTGCGCGAGACCAGCGTGGTGTTCGCAGCCCTTCTCGGACGGACCTTCCTCGCCGAACGGCTCACGGCCGGGCGGATCGCCGCGTGCCTCGTCATCGCCCTCGGCGCGGCCCTCCTCGGTCACACCTGA
- the hemW gene encoding radical SAM family heme chaperone HemW has translation MTDRSGPDHPTRDAGFGVYVHWPFCASKCPYCDFNSHVRHAPVDEGRFLAAFRAEIAHVAARIPGRTVSSIFLGGGTPSLMQPATVAGLLDAIGEAWGTVPDVEVTLEANPTSVEAGRFRGYRAAGVNRVSLGVQAMDDASLKALGRLHTAAEAMAAVETAAAHFERYSFDLIYARPNQTASAWRAELTEAIARAAEHLSLYQLTIEPGTPFFGLHAAGKLVPPDNDMARALYDVTQDVCDAAGLSSYEISNHARPGAQSRHNLLYWRYGEYAGIGPGAHGRLVTGEGRIGTVTERMPEAWLARVERDGHGIVETETLSAADQGDEFLMMGLRLREGVDPARYAILKGRPLDPARIEALIGDGLVARLDGGRIAATARGAPVLNAVVAELAA, from the coding sequence ATGACCGACCGTTCAGGCCCGGATCACCCAACCCGCGATGCCGGGTTCGGTGTCTATGTCCATTGGCCCTTCTGCGCCTCGAAGTGCCCCTATTGCGACTTCAACAGCCATGTCCGTCACGCGCCCGTGGACGAGGGCCGCTTCCTGGCGGCATTCCGGGCCGAGATCGCCCATGTGGCCGCGCGGATTCCGGGGCGGACCGTCTCCAGCATCTTCCTCGGCGGGGGCACTCCGTCGCTGATGCAGCCGGCCACCGTGGCGGGGCTGCTCGATGCCATCGGCGAGGCCTGGGGCACTGTCCCCGATGTCGAGGTAACGCTGGAGGCTAACCCGACGAGCGTCGAGGCCGGCCGTTTCCGTGGCTATCGGGCGGCGGGGGTCAACCGCGTCTCGCTCGGTGTCCAGGCGATGGACGACGCCTCCCTAAAAGCCCTCGGTCGGCTTCATACGGCGGCCGAGGCGATGGCGGCGGTGGAGACGGCGGCCGCGCATTTCGAGCGCTATTCCTTCGACCTCATCTACGCCCGGCCGAACCAGACCGCGTCGGCATGGCGGGCCGAGCTGACGGAGGCCATCGCGCGGGCGGCCGAGCATTTGTCGCTCTACCAGCTGACCATCGAGCCGGGGACACCGTTCTTCGGCCTCCATGCCGCCGGCAAGCTCGTCCCGCCGGATAACGACATGGCGCGGGCGCTCTACGACGTGACGCAGGACGTCTGCGACGCGGCCGGCCTCTCCTCCTACGAGATCTCCAACCACGCACGCCCCGGCGCGCAATCGCGCCACAACCTGCTGTACTGGCGCTACGGCGAATATGCCGGAATCGGTCCCGGTGCGCATGGACGGCTGGTGACCGGCGAGGGGCGGATCGGCACTGTCACGGAGCGGATGCCGGAGGCGTGGCTCGCGCGGGTCGAGCGCGACGGCCACGGCATCGTCGAGACCGAAACCCTCTCGGCGGCCGACCAGGGCGACGAATTCCTGATGATGGGCCTGCGCCTCCGGGAGGGCGTCGACCCGGCCCGCTACGCGATCCTCAAGGGCCGGCCCCTCGATCCGGCCCGTATCGAGGCCCTGATCGGCGATGGGCTCGTCGCGCGGCTGGATGGGGGGCGCATCGCCGCCACCGCGCGTGGCGCGCCTGTGCTGAACGCCGTCGTGGCGGAACTCGCGGCCTGA
- the rdgB gene encoding RdgB/HAM1 family non-canonical purine NTP pyrophosphatase, with protein sequence MSEPRILTGRVVIATHNAGKLVEMRELLAPFGVEAVSAGELDLPEPDETGTMFSENAAIKAIAAAQASGLPAFADDSGLCVNALDGAPGLFSARWAGPNKDFSGAMSRIMAELDKREATTRRAHFVSALVIAWPDGHTETFEGRVFGELVEPRGSQGFGYDPMFLPDGYDRTFGEISSEEKHGVDWQSGNALSHRARAFVVLARNCLRRPG encoded by the coding sequence GTGAGCGAGCCCCGCATCCTCACCGGGCGGGTCGTCATCGCCACCCACAATGCCGGCAAACTCGTCGAGATGCGCGAGCTCCTGGCGCCGTTCGGCGTCGAGGCGGTCTCGGCCGGCGAGCTCGACCTCCCCGAGCCCGACGAGACCGGGACGATGTTCTCCGAGAACGCGGCGATCAAGGCCATCGCCGCGGCACAGGCCTCGGGCCTGCCGGCTTTCGCCGACGATTCCGGCCTCTGCGTCAACGCCCTCGACGGCGCTCCCGGATTGTTCTCCGCGCGCTGGGCCGGTCCGAACAAGGACTTCTCCGGCGCGATGTCCCGCATCATGGCCGAGCTCGACAAGCGCGAGGCGACGACCCGCCGGGCTCACTTCGTATCCGCCCTCGTCATCGCCTGGCCCGATGGGCACACCGAAACCTTCGAGGGCCGCGTCTTCGGGGAGCTCGTGGAGCCGCGCGGCTCCCAGGGCTTCGGCTACGACCCGATGTTCCTGCCCGACGGCTACGACCGCACCTTCGGCGAGATCTCGTCGGAGGAGAAACACGGCGTGGATTGGCAGAGCGGGAACGCCCTGTCGCACCGGGCCCGCGCCTTCGTGGTGTTGGCGCGGAACTGCCTGCGCCGGCCCGGCTGA